A genome region from Bradyrhizobium commune includes the following:
- a CDS encoding LLM class flavin-dependent oxidoreductase, producing MTRQMVLVGFLQAQNCTNLPSSWRHPDSRSDSMSADYYQEIARILEAGKFHMAFFDDRLAMPDRYGNDHAHTVEYGIRCVKMDPLIVLTTMGMATDKLGLGATCSTTYYEPFDVARRFATLDLMSGGRAGWNVVTSLNDGEALNMGRDSHPEHDSRYDKADEFMEVVLGHWDTWEDGALIMDKTSGRFADPSKVKRLDHKGPAFKSRGPFTVPRSDQGHPVIIQAGASGRGQRFAGRWGEVIFTAARNLAAAKEGYASVRNEAAKAGRDPEQMFLCNLTTPVCAATKAEAEDKMALINKLPLEIDALSLLAEALNYDFASKDLDAPLTTDELKSMQGILGIRDGVLKTSGKSNPSARDFVTFSGRGQVHDAMVGGPKEIADKLEEMFVERSCDGFVIAATYVPGSYGDFVQHIVPELQRRGLFQKDYRGKTLRENLGLKRPAAGAWKVQPRDAAE from the coding sequence ATGACACGGCAGATGGTCCTGGTCGGCTTCCTTCAGGCGCAGAATTGCACGAACTTGCCGAGCTCGTGGCGGCATCCGGACTCGCGCAGCGATTCGATGTCGGCTGACTATTATCAGGAGATCGCGCGAATTCTGGAGGCCGGCAAATTCCACATGGCCTTCTTCGACGATCGTCTGGCGATGCCGGACCGCTACGGCAACGACCACGCCCACACCGTCGAATACGGCATCCGCTGCGTGAAGATGGATCCGCTGATCGTGCTGACCACGATGGGGATGGCCACCGACAAGCTCGGGCTGGGCGCGACCTGCTCGACCACCTATTACGAGCCCTTCGACGTCGCGCGCCGTTTTGCGACGCTCGACTTGATGTCCGGCGGGCGCGCCGGCTGGAATGTCGTGACCTCGCTCAACGACGGCGAGGCCCTGAACATGGGGCGGGATTCCCATCCCGAACATGATTCCCGCTACGACAAGGCCGACGAGTTCATGGAGGTCGTGCTCGGCCATTGGGATACGTGGGAGGACGGTGCGCTGATCATGGACAAGACAAGCGGCCGCTTTGCCGATCCAAGCAAGGTGAAGCGGCTCGATCACAAGGGACCGGCCTTCAAGTCCCGCGGACCGTTCACCGTGCCGCGCTCGGACCAGGGCCATCCCGTCATCATCCAGGCCGGCGCATCCGGCCGCGGCCAGCGCTTCGCCGGGCGCTGGGGCGAGGTGATCTTCACCGCCGCGCGCAATCTCGCCGCGGCCAAGGAAGGCTACGCGTCCGTGCGCAACGAGGCCGCGAAAGCCGGCCGCGATCCGGAGCAGATGTTCCTCTGCAATCTGACGACGCCGGTCTGTGCTGCGACCAAGGCGGAAGCCGAAGACAAGATGGCGCTGATCAACAAGCTGCCGCTCGAGATCGACGCGCTGTCGCTGCTCGCCGAGGCGCTCAACTACGACTTCGCCTCCAAGGATCTCGATGCGCCGCTGACGACGGACGAGCTGAAGAGCATGCAGGGCATTTTGGGCATCCGCGATGGCGTGCTGAAGACTTCGGGCAAAAGCAATCCGAGCGCGCGTGACTTCGTCACCTTCTCCGGCCGCGGCCAGGTCCACGACGCCATGGTCGGCGGGCCCAAGGAGATCGCAGACAAGTTAGAGGAGATGTTCGTCGAGCGCAGCTGCGACGGTTTTGTCATCGCCGCGACCTATGTGCCGGGATCCTACGGCGATTTCGTGCAGCACATCGTGCCGGAATTGCAGCGCCGTGGCCTGTTCCAGAAGGACTATCGCGGCAAGACGTTGCGGGAAAATCTCGGGCTGAAGCGGCCGGCGGCCGGCGCGTGGAAAGTGCAGCCGCGCGATGCCGCGGAATAA
- a CDS encoding fumarylacetoacetate hydrolase family protein: MRWLKFTASGKTSWGIIEGDRVIAIDGDPFGEWQRTSRTHPLSDAKIELPLIPRTFYCVGLNYLKHLKEAADKRGEVPAVPERPEIGYRAQNALIAHDEDVVIPSFATEKIHYEGELAVVIGKKVKHLTEANAMDCVFGYTIGNDVSERSWQKADRSLWRSKNADTFKPMGPWIETEADLAKMETIVRVNGKETNRFHTNDMIFGVVPFLVELTKYFTLWPGDVIWMGTDGASPDIKHGDIVEIEITGIGMLRNRFVREGQ; this comes from the coding sequence ATGCGCTGGCTGAAATTCACCGCCTCCGGCAAGACCTCCTGGGGGATCATTGAGGGCGACCGGGTGATCGCAATCGACGGCGACCCCTTTGGCGAATGGCAGCGGACCTCACGCACGCATCCGCTTAGCGACGCCAAGATCGAGCTGCCGCTGATCCCGCGCACTTTCTACTGCGTCGGCTTGAACTATCTAAAACACCTGAAGGAGGCCGCCGACAAGCGCGGCGAGGTGCCGGCCGTGCCCGAACGGCCCGAGATCGGTTATCGCGCGCAGAACGCGCTGATCGCACATGACGAGGACGTCGTGATCCCGTCCTTCGCGACCGAGAAGATCCACTACGAGGGCGAGCTCGCCGTCGTCATCGGCAAGAAGGTGAAGCACCTCACCGAGGCGAACGCGATGGATTGCGTGTTCGGCTACACCATCGGCAACGATGTCAGCGAGCGCAGCTGGCAGAAGGCCGATCGCAGCCTGTGGCGCTCGAAGAATGCCGACACATTCAAGCCAATGGGCCCGTGGATCGAGACCGAGGCCGATCTCGCCAAGATGGAGACCATCGTCCGGGTCAACGGCAAGGAGACCAACCGCTTCCACACCAACGATATGATCTTTGGCGTGGTACCGTTCCTGGTCGAGCTGACCAAATATTTTACGCTGTGGCCGGGCGACGTGATCTGGATGGGCACGGATGGTGCCTCACCTGACATCAAGCATGGTGACATCGTGGAGATCGAGATCACCGGTATCGGCATGTTGCGGAACAGGTTTGTGCGGGAGGGGCAGTAG
- a CDS encoding bifunctional diguanylate cyclase/phosphodiesterase: MPTTLARTFAALSAINEAILYAKSPDELYQKVCDAGFASGDFMAVAVFLVEPERGRLRFAAGCGEDVARLNAIEITTEDGTPEGSGVGGEAFRNQKLCISNDYLNDPRSLAWREGASRAHIGAAAALPLLCNGESVGVLFVTRSEAGSLDAEMVSLFERMSANISYALDNFARETARQAGDRATRRLNRMFGALSATNEAILRAKNEQELYQLVCDASVHGGKSLATFVLLKEPDSHWLVPVAGTGQNMEIVTQTRYSVDPDNPYGRGISGQVFRSQKPHVERDLANRTKGTPWEQANINTGVAACIVAPLTRHGESIGVILSFLSQSWAKDEEIVALMLRIAENVCFAIDNFEREAEKARIAAEEDRLARMYAALSATNEAILRARSRSELFDLVCEATAKGAKFTSANITLVDHDAELLRVVASYGPNSDVVRTFKLSTSDQIPEGRGLSGTAYRTRQPAISNDVLADDRIRPWQENARRNGIGSSAALPLFNGDRVEGVLLFNSPERDAFTPEFVELLQRLQANVTFALENFDRAEDKARADRQRNRLSGMFEALSATNEAIMRAKTREELFEVVCQAAVLGDVFASTTIGILDEAKELVRVVAVKGRLQERMVRRTCHVSADHPEGQGIIGISLRTRAPSVINDYLNDPRSAHWHVKATEDGTRAAASFPLLRAGEEPIGILLFLAPEENTFTPDLVELLGRLAENVSFALDNFDRAEEKARTEAQKERLTRMFAALSATNEAIMRANSRDELYDLVCRAASAGGKFTSTTIALAKPGSDLLEIVAAAGPAAETTRHTRLSTDPERPEGKGMAGTAFRTRQPCISNDYLSDSRVAAFHALVRKDGARAGAAFPLLIHGAAVGVMIYMSIEKDIFTAEFSELLQRLADNVSFAMENFDRADEKNKADERIEYLASHDSLTNLPNRETFNGLLREAIETAQRHDHRFAVLFIDLDRFKVINDSLGHEAGDLLLLEVADRLRNALRAGDVVARLGGDEFVVILDQCGEIDDVQRISTELLAALGKPMELAGHECHTTASIGIAMYPANGADAQTLTKNADMAMYLAKEDGKNGYRFFSKEVKTQSIERLSLESALRRALEREQFSLHYQPKVDMATSQITGVEALLRWTHPDLGNISPAQFIPLAEETGLIVPIGRWVLKEACAQAMAWQRRGLLPLSMAVNLSPRQFVDEHLLQDVDEALAASGMSPVLLQLEVTESMMMRNVGRALKVLDAIQSRGIRLAIDDFGTGYSSMSLMKHFPIDTIKIDRSFVRDLPQDSEDQAIAQAIISMGKALGMTVVAEGVENAEQEAFLRTHGCDEMQGFLISKPLPARQVAELLRPMELLVAPPLQPEPDSAANEAAALRLKRAVV; this comes from the coding sequence GTGCCGACGACACTCGCGCGCACCTTTGCGGCGTTGAGCGCCATCAATGAAGCGATCCTCTACGCGAAATCGCCGGATGAGCTGTACCAGAAGGTCTGCGACGCCGGGTTTGCGAGTGGAGACTTCATGGCCGTTGCCGTGTTCCTCGTGGAGCCGGAGCGCGGACGGCTGCGCTTCGCCGCCGGTTGCGGCGAGGACGTCGCGCGCCTGAATGCAATCGAGATCACCACGGAAGACGGCACGCCGGAAGGCTCGGGCGTCGGTGGCGAGGCCTTCCGCAACCAGAAGCTCTGCATCAGCAATGATTATCTGAACGACCCGCGCTCGCTGGCGTGGCGAGAGGGCGCGAGCAGGGCCCATATCGGCGCTGCGGCGGCGCTGCCGCTGCTCTGCAACGGCGAGAGCGTCGGCGTTCTGTTCGTGACCCGCAGCGAAGCCGGCTCGCTCGACGCCGAGATGGTGTCGCTGTTCGAGCGCATGTCGGCGAACATCTCCTATGCCCTGGACAATTTCGCGCGAGAGACGGCGCGCCAGGCCGGCGACCGCGCGACGCGGCGGCTCAATCGCATGTTCGGCGCGTTGAGCGCGACCAATGAAGCCATCCTGCGCGCCAAGAACGAGCAGGAGCTGTATCAGCTCGTCTGCGATGCCTCCGTGCATGGCGGCAAGTCGCTGGCGACCTTTGTTCTGCTGAAGGAGCCGGACTCCCATTGGCTGGTGCCAGTTGCCGGCACCGGTCAGAACATGGAGATCGTCACCCAGACCCGCTACTCCGTCGATCCCGACAATCCCTATGGCCGCGGCATCTCCGGTCAGGTGTTCCGCTCGCAGAAGCCGCATGTCGAACGCGATCTGGCGAACCGCACCAAGGGCACGCCGTGGGAGCAAGCCAACATCAACACCGGTGTCGCCGCCTGCATCGTCGCACCGCTGACGAGGCACGGCGAAAGCATCGGTGTCATCCTGTCCTTCCTCAGCCAGTCCTGGGCGAAAGACGAGGAGATCGTCGCCCTCATGCTGCGCATCGCCGAAAACGTCTGTTTTGCCATCGACAATTTCGAGCGCGAAGCCGAGAAGGCGCGGATTGCCGCCGAGGAGGACCGCCTGGCGCGCATGTACGCAGCGTTGAGCGCTACCAATGAAGCGATCCTGCGCGCGCGGTCGCGGTCCGAGCTGTTCGACCTCGTCTGCGAGGCGACGGCGAAGGGCGCCAAGTTCACGTCGGCCAACATCACGCTCGTCGATCACGACGCCGAATTACTCCGCGTCGTTGCCAGCTACGGCCCGAACTCGGATGTGGTGCGCACGTTCAAGCTCTCTACCTCCGATCAGATCCCCGAGGGCCGGGGATTGAGCGGCACTGCTTACCGTACGCGCCAGCCGGCCATCAGCAACGACGTGCTGGCCGATGACCGCATCAGACCCTGGCAGGAAAATGCCCGCCGCAACGGAATCGGATCCTCCGCGGCGCTGCCACTCTTCAATGGCGACCGCGTCGAAGGCGTGCTTCTGTTCAACTCGCCGGAACGCGACGCGTTCACGCCCGAATTCGTCGAGCTGCTGCAACGCCTCCAGGCCAACGTGACCTTTGCGCTGGAGAATTTCGATCGGGCCGAAGACAAGGCACGGGCCGACAGGCAACGCAACCGTCTCAGCGGCATGTTCGAGGCGCTCAGCGCCACCAACGAAGCCATCATGCGCGCCAAGACGCGCGAAGAGCTGTTCGAGGTGGTGTGTCAGGCCGCCGTGCTTGGCGACGTGTTTGCCTCGACGACCATCGGCATCCTCGATGAGGCAAAAGAGCTTGTTCGCGTCGTTGCCGTGAAGGGACGTCTGCAGGAGCGCATGGTTCGGCGCACATGTCATGTGTCCGCGGATCATCCCGAGGGGCAGGGAATCATCGGGATTTCGCTGCGGACCCGCGCGCCCAGCGTGATCAACGACTATCTGAACGACCCGCGGTCCGCCCACTGGCACGTCAAGGCGACCGAAGATGGAACCAGAGCGGCCGCCAGCTTTCCGTTGCTGCGGGCTGGCGAGGAGCCGATCGGCATTTTGCTGTTTCTGGCACCGGAAGAGAATACGTTCACGCCGGATCTCGTGGAGCTGCTTGGACGCCTCGCGGAAAACGTCTCTTTCGCGCTCGACAATTTCGACCGCGCCGAGGAGAAGGCCCGCACCGAGGCGCAGAAGGAGCGCCTGACGCGGATGTTCGCGGCGCTGAGCGCCACCAACGAGGCGATCATGCGGGCGAATTCCCGCGACGAGCTCTATGACCTCGTCTGTCGGGCGGCCTCGGCCGGCGGCAAATTCACCTCAACCACCATCGCGCTTGCGAAACCCGGCAGCGACCTGCTCGAGATCGTTGCGGCCGCGGGTCCCGCGGCCGAGACGACGCGTCACACCCGCCTTTCGACCGATCCCGAACGCCCGGAGGGCAAGGGAATGGCAGGCACGGCATTCCGCACCCGGCAGCCCTGCATCAGCAATGACTATCTGAGCGACAGCCGCGTTGCGGCGTTCCACGCCCTCGTTCGCAAGGATGGCGCACGGGCGGGCGCCGCATTCCCACTGCTGATTCACGGCGCAGCCGTCGGCGTCATGATCTACATGTCGATCGAGAAGGACATCTTCACCGCCGAATTCTCCGAGCTGTTGCAGCGTCTCGCCGACAACGTCTCTTTTGCGATGGAGAATTTCGATCGCGCCGACGAGAAGAACAAGGCCGACGAGCGGATCGAATACCTTGCGTCGCATGACAGCCTGACCAATCTGCCGAACCGCGAGACGTTCAACGGTCTGTTGCGCGAGGCGATCGAGACCGCGCAACGCCACGATCACCGCTTTGCGGTGCTGTTCATCGATCTCGACCGCTTCAAGGTCATCAACGATTCGCTCGGCCACGAGGCCGGCGATCTGCTGCTGCTCGAAGTCGCAGATCGCTTGCGCAATGCGCTGCGGGCGGGCGACGTGGTGGCCCGACTCGGCGGCGACGAGTTCGTCGTGATCCTCGACCAGTGCGGCGAGATCGACGACGTCCAGCGCATCTCGACCGAACTGTTGGCCGCGCTCGGCAAGCCGATGGAGCTCGCCGGCCATGAGTGCCACACCACGGCCTCGATCGGCATCGCGATGTATCCGGCCAACGGCGCCGACGCGCAGACGCTGACCAAGAATGCCGACATGGCGATGTATCTCGCCAAGGAGGACGGCAAGAACGGCTATCGCTTCTTCTCCAAGGAAGTGAAGACGCAATCGATCGAGCGGCTCTCGCTCGAAAGCGCGCTGCGCCGGGCGCTGGAGCGCGAGCAGTTCTCGTTGCACTACCAGCCCAAGGTCGACATGGCGACCAGCCAGATCACCGGCGTGGAAGCACTGTTGCGCTGGACCCATCCCGATCTCGGCAACATCTCGCCGGCGCAATTCATTCCGCTCGCCGAGGAAACCGGACTGATTGTGCCGATCGGCCGCTGGGTGTTGAAGGAGGCCTGCGCGCAGGCCATGGCCTGGCAGCGTCGCGGCCTGTTGCCGCTGTCGATGGCGGTCAACCTGTCGCCGCGGCAGTTCGTCGACGAGCATCTGTTGCAGGACGTCGACGAGGCGCTTGCGGCTAGCGGCATGTCGCCGGTGCTGCTCCAGCTCGAGGTCACCGAGAGCATGATGATGCGCAATGTCGGACGGGCGCTGAAGGTGCTCGATGCGATTCAGAGCCGCGGCATCCGGCTTGCCATCGACGATTTCGGCACCGGTTATTCGTCGATGTCGTTGATGAAGCACTTTCCGATCGACACCATCAAGATCGACCGCTCCTTCGTGCGCGACCTGCCGCAGGATTCGGAGGATCAGGCGATCGCGCAGGCGATCATCAGCATGGGCAAGGCGCTCGGCATGACCGTCGTCGCCGAAGGTGTCGAGAACGCCGAACAGGAGGCGTTCCTGCGCACCCATGGTTGCGACGAGATGCAGGGCTTCCTGATTTCCAAGCCGTTGCCGGCGCGGCAAGTGGCCGAGCTGTTGCGGCCAATGGAGCTGCTCGTCGCGCCGCCGCTCCAGCCGGAGCCGGATTCGGCCGCCAATGAGGCCGCGGCGCTACGGCTGAAACGCGCTGTCGTCTGA
- the galE gene encoding UDP-glucose 4-epimerase GalE yields MTDRPTVLVTGGAGYIGSHACRALAAAGYQPVVYDNLSTGHRSFVAGPLAIGDLLDGAALARAFADHKVTAVMHFAAASLVGESMTDPQKYYINNVQGTLSLLQAMRNAGCHRIVFSSTGAVYGNADSKELPEDFPCAPINPYGASKWMIERMLADYRTAYGFGAFCLRYFNASGADPAGGIGELRDNETHLIPRAMMALQGHVDFAVFGDDYDTPDGTAIRDYIHVTDLAAAHVAALKLLETGQAGGSFNLGTGSGFSVREILTAIRQETGREVPHTVKPRRAGDPTYLVADPSAARKVLNFVPRHSDLPTVIRTAWAWHQTAHPLKAR; encoded by the coding sequence ATGACCGACCGACCGACTGTCCTCGTCACGGGAGGCGCGGGCTATATCGGCTCGCATGCCTGCCGCGCTTTGGCCGCAGCCGGCTACCAGCCGGTCGTTTATGACAATCTTTCGACAGGTCATCGCAGTTTCGTTGCCGGCCCGCTCGCAATCGGCGACCTGCTCGATGGCGCCGCGCTTGCGCGGGCCTTTGCAGACCACAAGGTCACGGCGGTGATGCATTTCGCGGCAGCGAGCCTCGTCGGCGAATCCATGACCGACCCGCAGAAATACTACATCAACAATGTGCAGGGCACGTTGTCGCTGCTCCAGGCGATGCGCAACGCGGGCTGCCACCGCATCGTGTTCTCATCGACCGGCGCGGTCTATGGCAACGCCGATTCCAAGGAACTGCCGGAAGATTTTCCCTGCGCGCCGATCAATCCCTATGGCGCCTCGAAATGGATGATCGAGCGCATGCTCGCCGATTATCGCACGGCCTATGGCTTCGGCGCGTTCTGCCTGCGCTATTTCAATGCCAGCGGCGCCGATCCGGCCGGCGGCATCGGCGAATTGCGCGACAACGAGACGCATCTCATTCCGCGCGCGATGATGGCGTTGCAGGGTCATGTCGACTTCGCCGTGTTCGGCGACGATTACGACACACCGGACGGCACCGCGATCCGCGACTACATCCATGTCACTGACCTCGCCGCAGCGCATGTCGCGGCGCTGAAGCTGCTGGAAACGGGCCAGGCTGGCGGCAGCTTCAATCTCGGCACCGGCTCCGGCTTCTCGGTGCGCGAGATCCTGACCGCGATCAGGCAGGAGACCGGGCGCGAGGTGCCGCACACCGTCAAGCCACGCCGTGCCGGCGATCCCACTTATCTGGTCGCAGACCCCTCCGCCGCGCGAAAAGTGCTGAATTTTGTGCCGCGCCATTCGGACCTGCCAACCGTGATCCGGACCGCCTGGGCCTGGCACCAGACGGCGCATCCGCTCAAGGCGCGTTAA
- a CDS encoding Ldh family oxidoreductase has protein sequence MPIVKADRLTCVSAALLRAAGASKEEADAVATGCVNANLAGHDSHGVIAVPTYIDRIKAGHIVPGAKWTIVQESPTTTVIDGHWGFGFHVNAKAMALTIEKAKTANVAACTVFRQSHVGRLAAYPLMAMREGMIGIATADSGRSPKHVAPFGGKEARLGTNPISIAVPSDLDTPFYLDMATSAVAAGKIQLAVARGEEIPTGWIIDAEGRHTTDPTQYRKGGALLPLGGTEGYKGSGLAAMVEVLCGLLTGLGFGVEPTGRHNDGCFMAVFNVAAFRPLKEFKREVAEFARYLKSTPPSEGSQGVYYPGEIEGVREQQRLRDGIAVEDATWDRLRALARDYRLDTVLDLS, from the coding sequence ATGCCCATCGTCAAGGCCGATCGCCTCACTTGCGTCAGCGCCGCGCTGCTCCGCGCCGCCGGCGCCTCCAAGGAAGAAGCCGACGCCGTTGCCACGGGCTGCGTCAACGCCAATCTCGCCGGCCACGACTCCCATGGCGTGATCGCGGTTCCGACCTATATCGACCGTATCAAGGCGGGGCACATCGTTCCCGGCGCCAAATGGACCATCGTCCAGGAATCGCCAACCACGACCGTCATCGACGGCCATTGGGGCTTCGGCTTCCACGTCAATGCCAAGGCGATGGCCCTGACCATCGAGAAGGCGAAGACGGCCAACGTCGCCGCCTGCACCGTGTTCCGGCAAAGCCATGTCGGCCGCCTCGCCGCCTATCCGCTGATGGCGATGCGCGAGGGCATGATCGGCATTGCGACCGCTGACTCCGGCCGCTCGCCAAAACACGTTGCGCCGTTCGGCGGCAAGGAGGCGCGGCTCGGCACCAACCCGATCTCGATCGCCGTGCCGTCCGATCTCGATACGCCGTTTTATCTCGACATGGCGACATCCGCGGTCGCGGCGGGAAAAATCCAGCTCGCGGTCGCCCGTGGCGAAGAAATTCCGACCGGATGGATCATCGATGCGGAGGGACGGCACACCACCGATCCGACCCAATACCGCAAGGGCGGCGCATTGCTGCCGCTCGGCGGCACCGAGGGTTACAAGGGCAGCGGGCTGGCCGCCATGGTCGAGGTGCTCTGCGGCCTGCTCACCGGGCTCGGCTTCGGCGTCGAGCCGACCGGGCGGCACAATGACGGATGCTTCATGGCGGTGTTCAACGTCGCCGCGTTCCGCCCGCTGAAGGAGTTCAAGCGTGAGGTCGCGGAGTTCGCGCGCTATCTGAAATCGACGCCGCCGTCCGAGGGTAGCCAGGGCGTCTACTATCCGGGCGAGATCGAGGGCGTGCGCGAGCAACAGCGGCTGCGCGACGGCATCGCGGTCGAGGACGCGACCTGGGACAGGTTGCGCGCGCTGGCCCGCGATTACAGGCTCGACACCGTCCTCGATCTGTCCTGA
- a CDS encoding Lrp/AsnC family transcriptional regulator, with the protein MIEEQDTRILAHLQKDGRATNQQLADEVGMSTSACWRRVRALEETGIICGYAALVSREQAGFAMSAILHVSLERHDAKFVEEFVARVTKRREVLECFATTGDADYHLRVVVQDMVAYNKFLDEFMFRIPGIRYVRSNVVLKEIKTGVALPF; encoded by the coding sequence ATGATCGAAGAGCAGGACACACGGATTCTCGCGCATCTCCAGAAGGATGGCCGCGCCACCAACCAGCAGCTTGCCGATGAGGTCGGCATGTCGACCTCGGCCTGCTGGCGCCGGGTGCGCGCGCTGGAGGAGACCGGAATCATCTGTGGCTACGCGGCGCTGGTGTCGCGCGAGCAGGCTGGCTTTGCAATGTCAGCAATCCTCCACGTCTCGCTGGAGCGGCACGACGCCAAGTTTGTCGAAGAGTTCGTTGCGCGGGTCACGAAGCGCCGTGAGGTGCTGGAGTGCTTTGCGACGACAGGCGATGCCGACTATCATTTGCGCGTCGTCGTGCAGGACATGGTCGCCTACAACAAATTCCTCGACGAATTCATGTTCCGCATTCCCGGCATCCGCTATGTCCGCAGCAACGTGGTGCTGAAGGAGATCAAGACAGGCGTAGCGCTGCCGTTTTGA